One window of the Montipora foliosa isolate CH-2021 chromosome 4, ASM3666993v2, whole genome shotgun sequence genome contains the following:
- the LOC137999660 gene encoding dorsal-ventral patterning tolloid-like protein 1 isoform X2, whose protein sequence is MAWIERIAFVSIVIAIFLEEGFCDDICPNGITNITGQTSGELEYPMAGTYGVNETKCWRIEIPKPYYRIGIILHRFEFEECLRCECDAVNFESDYSLLRYERVCARRSTSYLDFQTRQVGSRLHQTHIGENFYIRLKSDDSFNYRGFKFSYIVGSDAGGEQSYLNVSEGEINTPKFGSKNYPANFEWQWFLLAPEGHQIKITFSDQFELEQSEYCKNDYLEVREAYFNELINLVRGRYGAILARPTCGTNKPQDMLSAGNMVWVHFKSDSNSTTTYKGFKATFTTSGQCRSFLVNNASTVLLLLASMTFTKIFV, encoded by the exons TAATAGCCATATTTCTGGAAGAAGGATTTTGCGACGACA TTTGTCCCAATGGAATCACCAACATAACAGGACAGACCAGTGGTGAACTTGAGTACCCAATGGCCGGTACATACGGTGTAAACGAGACAAAATGTTGGAGAATTGAAATTCCCAAGCCATACTATCGTATCGGGATAATCCTCCACCG ttTTGAGTTTGAAGAGTGTCTCCGCTGTGAGTGTGACGCTGTAAACTTCGAAAGCGACTACAGCCTTTTGAGATATGAACGTGTCTGCGCACGACGCAGTACCAGCTACTTGGATTTCCAAACTCGGCAGGTTGGAAGCCGACTACATCAAACACATATCGGGGAAAATTTCTACATACGATTAAAATCAGATGACTCCTTCAATTACAGGGGATTTAAATTCTCGTATATTGTCGGATCTGATG CCGGCGGAGAACAATCCTACTTGAATGTTTCCGAAGGTGAGATTAACACTCCAAAATTTGGCTCAAAGAACTACCCGGCGAATTTCGAGTGGCAGTGGTTTCTTCTCGCACCAGAAGGACATCAGATTAAAATCACATTCAGCGATCAATTCGAATTAGAACAAAGCGAGTATTGCAAAAACGACTACTTGGAGGTCAGAGAGGCTTACTTCAACGAATTAATCAATCTGGTGAGAGGAAGATATGGAGCCATCCTTGCTAGGCCGACGTGTGGCACCAATAAGCCACAAGACATGCTCAGCGCCGGGAACATGGTTTGGGTGCATTTTAAGAGCGACAGTAATTCTACAACCACATACAAGGGATTCAAAGCAACTTTCACCACATCGG GTCAATGCCGGAGCTTTCTGGTCAACAACGCGTCGACTGTTCTGTTGTTGTTAGCTTCAATGACGTTCACGAAAATTTTCGTCTGA